From the Saccharobesus litoralis genome, one window contains:
- a CDS encoding ArnT family glycosyltransferase codes for MLQQNSIQPDKSVNLTGFWRSTEQLKLFWWAIASLFLIRLTYIPVSDLALFYDEAYYHLWAQTPDWGYYSKPPMVAWLIHLTTSIVGFEGEWTAKLGAPICYCLTAIVIKKIGQQLFNQQTGIVAALLFFTMPLVSVNSLFITTDAPLLLFWSITLWLFILAKSQGQLPLWALAGIAGGLGLLSKYTMGFLALGLLLYVLGNRQTRLTLTKPGMWLATVIAALVFTPNLWWNYQHDFISFQHTSEIAKLNQTLLHPDKFAEFFLGQFFVFGPLSMWLFISYWRRSWQARKLGTDPSKHSAAIHSDPNHLANINDGVWLLIAVAIPVLIFFCVQAFLARAHVNWAAPTYVTASLLIAYYLTQFNRRKLLMVAVSINLGLMLLFYGYQPLQNILGIEAKRNNNPFHRVTGWRETTLLLQEYIQHTPQINQKAEVIWLSDSRKLLSYIHYYLSDFAAGKTAQVLSFNRDGRVDHHYDLKFDLAQNDNLNQAEQNYLFVSEQPFTAQSCFSNVQQLSTITYAVYPSLNRQIYLYQVTGFKGYEFCNQKN; via the coding sequence ATGCTTCAGCAAAATTCAATTCAGCCAGACAAATCGGTTAACTTAACTGGTTTTTGGCGCTCGACAGAGCAATTAAAGCTATTTTGGTGGGCCATTGCCAGCCTGTTTCTGATCCGCCTAACTTATATTCCTGTATCTGATTTGGCTTTGTTTTATGACGAAGCTTACTATCATCTTTGGGCACAAACCCCAGACTGGGGATATTACTCTAAACCGCCAATGGTCGCTTGGCTGATCCATTTAACAACGAGTATTGTGGGTTTTGAGGGTGAATGGACAGCCAAATTAGGCGCGCCCATCTGCTATTGCTTAACTGCCATAGTAATCAAAAAAATTGGCCAACAGCTATTTAATCAGCAAACCGGTATTGTTGCCGCACTATTGTTCTTTACCATGCCCTTAGTGTCCGTCAATAGCTTATTTATCACGACAGACGCACCTTTACTGCTGTTTTGGAGTATCACCTTGTGGCTATTTATTTTAGCTAAATCCCAAGGTCAACTGCCATTATGGGCACTCGCTGGCATCGCTGGTGGTTTAGGCTTGTTGTCTAAGTACACCATGGGCTTTTTAGCGTTAGGGTTACTTTTATATGTATTGGGTAATCGTCAAACACGATTAACATTAACTAAACCTGGCATGTGGCTAGCGACAGTTATTGCCGCCTTGGTATTTACCCCTAATCTGTGGTGGAACTACCAACATGATTTTATTAGCTTTCAGCATACTTCCGAGATCGCCAAACTAAACCAAACCCTGTTGCATCCAGATAAATTTGCTGAGTTTTTTCTTGGGCAATTTTTTGTATTTGGCCCTCTCTCAATGTGGCTTTTTATTAGTTACTGGCGGCGTTCTTGGCAGGCTCGAAAGCTGGGTACTGATCCATCAAAACACTCAGCAGCTATTCACTCAGATCCTAATCACTTAGCCAATATTAATGATGGCGTTTGGTTATTAATTGCCGTGGCAATACCCGTATTGATTTTTTTCTGTGTTCAAGCATTTCTAGCCCGTGCCCATGTCAACTGGGCCGCACCTACCTATGTGACGGCAAGTTTACTCATTGCTTACTACCTAACACAATTTAATCGACGTAAGCTCTTAATGGTGGCGGTATCAATCAACCTAGGATTAATGTTGCTATTTTATGGCTATCAACCGCTGCAAAACATCTTAGGTATCGAAGCAAAACGCAATAATAATCCATTTCACCGAGTAACGGGTTGGCGAGAAACCACCTTGTTATTGCAGGAATATATACAACACACACCACAAATTAACCAAAAAGCCGAGGTAATTTGGCTAAGCGATTCGCGTAAACTTTTATCGTATATTCATTACTACTTATCAGATTTTGCGGCAGGAAAAACAGCGCAAGTTTTGAGCTTTAATAGAGATGGCCGAGTTGATCATCATTACGATTTAAAATTTGATTTAGCCCAAAATGATAACCTCAACCAAGCTGAACAAAACTACCTATTCGTGAGCGAGCAGCCTTTCACTGCTCAATCATGCTTTAGCAATGTTCAACAACTTAGCACTATCACGTATGCCGTTTATCCAAGCTTAAACCGACAAATTTATTTATATCAAGTAACAGGCTTTAAAGGCTATGAATTCTGTAATCAAAAAAACTAA